The Sabethes cyaneus chromosome 3, idSabCyanKW18_F2, whole genome shotgun sequence DNA window AGTTTGTCAGTATGTCAGGAAATGTTCAAAAAAATCTGGATAATCCTGAACCCAATCCCATTACGGATATGAATCATGGACGTTaagggaagctgatcgacgagtactTGGGGGTTTTGAGTGTAAGATTCttcgatctatacttggtggtaaaaaagtacaatgtggcagactgcggtgggatgggcacgtggccagagtGCCTGAcgaaaaagtaatcaaaattattttcagcagagaaccagcaaAAGGCCGTAGACTTCAAAGCAGATCCCGCAAcagatggatgtgcgctgtcgaggacgatgcaCGTTTTGCTGATGTGAGTGATATCCCGCCAGGTCTGACGCTTAGCGTCTGGGACGGGCGGTCAATAATGTCCGTTTGTTCCGCAAAGCTTTCTCCGCATTCACCACCGTCACGCTCACTGCCGTTACACGTTAGAATAAATAGTAGAAAAAGGTATAGGCAGACTAGAGCTGTGGGAAAAAGAACAGACCGTCTAAAAAGTGCGAATACGAGTAGCATGTGTTGCTAGCACGCGGCGCGATGATATCCGTGGATTATTGTTAGGATCTGACTAAAAGAACAAATGCCAGAGAAGTGTTTGGATGACCTCATTtaccttatttttaaaaaacgacatcgactcgagtgtaaaagctTGCAGCAATCAATTTAAGTTTAGCCTACAAGGTACCCTTccaagttccaatatttgactTTAAGGTAACTTAAAGGTGACGTGCGATTCAGTCAAGCGAAACGAGCTGTGGTACATAATGCTAGAAAATGGTCCGACGAAATCGGCTGAACGAGTTTTTACGACGCTGAATGTATCAAAACCACGTGTGAAAATAATGAGTGAGACCTCAGCAGAGTCAGAGAGACTCTCTAACCTGCCTTagaacattgccttggaaggagcAATATGAAGAGAAAATGGGATTGATAACGGACCAAAGTAAAATAACAAGTCATCATATTCAATTTACCATTAAACAAAAGTAACAGATTCATCATATATTTATCATTTGCAACTTTACAAATCAACTGTACAACACGCTCTGACAATAAACTATAGTGTTCAATAGTTTGAATGTCGAAAAATGCATAACCTGTTTCACGTTTATGATATTTAACCTAACAGATTAACATTCAACTCGAAAAACTTTGAGCAAACTCTCTCAGTACTAGTGTTCCTAAACGTTAATTTTTGGAAGCAAAATAGCAATAGCTCTGGTTCCGTAATTTCCAGAGACCAAACAACGTTGATCAGCTCTTGGCTATCAGGTTGCACATAGCGTTGTTCTTCTGATTCAACATATGAGTCTGACCGGCTATTTTGTGCGTTACTTTCGTCTGTCTAATTTTACGATACTTCGCCATTGGAACAGTTACCGTTCGTTCGAAAGTTTGACTGAGAATGCTATTCGGCTGCAACAACTGCATACACAAAGCTGGATCCGTGGCAAAGTCTAAATCCGAAGTAAGATGAAGTTGTGGCTCTTGGCCAGCAACAAAACTAACATCGAGCGATACGTAGCTCGTATCCAGCTTAACATTACCGCTCACAACGATTGCGGtgctaaaaacattaataagtttaattttaataaaGATTAATACGAAATGTTACTTACTTCTGTTCCACCTTGGACTGTGCATTTCTGCTCCAAAGGCTAAGAGTCACCTGACCATTCAAATCAATCGAAATGGCACCCAGCGTGCTTAACTTGAAAACAGCCCCATTTTGGAGTGCGTACCATTCTTCGTTATCCTGCAGTAGCGTCGTGGCTTGATAGGCTGGTGTTGGCTCCGATGCAGTTCCACTCCAAACGTGACGCATAAGGTCAGTTTTTCCATCGAAAAAGACTAGTGGCCTAAAAACTGACCCCTGAACTGTCAGCTCCATCCCGGCTACCGTATCCGAATCGTCCTCGAGAATTTCGTCCTCATTGTTACTGACAAACGATGACATACCACTGGCAAAAAGGCCCAGTGTAAACATGCTGAACTTTTCCTCTCCGACCTCTAGTGTAAGATCTACAATGCCACGTTTTAACACACCGCCACTCATTTCCTGTAGAGATTCTAAACTAGCATTGAAGGATGGCCCGCTTGAATAGGTCCTCATCAAAGCAGTAGACAATCCTCTAGCACCAATCACATGATAGTTGTTTAAGCTAGGATCATTCTGGATTACTTTTCTTAACATTTCCGCAAAGTGTGGACAGCGATCGGCCAGCATGCGAAGCTTCTGTAGTAAATATTGCTTTAGTTCGTAAACTTTATCGTTCGACTTCAACAATTGCGCCAAATGAGTCAGCTCATCAAAATCAGGCTTTAGATCCAAAAGAATATCTAACGCAAGTGCTCGAGCACTAGTGTCAAACTTCTTGGAAACCTGGAATAGGATGTCTTCAAACATGGCTCTGAATTCGTCGTTCCACAAAAATATGGAGAAGGATCTCAACGCTTTCATAGCGGCGACGCTGACCTGAGCACTACCTTCCAGTGCAAGTTCAACCAAAGCATTCAGCGTTTTCGGTGATTTGAGATTATGTAATCCTCGAATGAATTGCAGCTTGCATTTATCTTTCGCACACCAATTAAGCTCCTTGAGCAAGTAATCCTTGACCTTTTCCACAACATCGGTATCGAATGAATTTCCCGGTAGTTTAGCATAGCGATTTGCTAACGAAGCCACGGTTTGAACCAGCGTATCGTAGAATTTTTGCGGGTTTCGTTTCTTTTCGGCCAGCACTAACAGATCTTCGATGATGGTCTTTTGTGGCTGACTTCCAGCTGCCAGAGCTTGCAGATATCGTTCCGCAAAAACCATTTCATCGTCTGACTCGAAGGTCAGCACACTTTTTGCGGCTTCATGAGCGGCAACAGTTTGGATAGCTCCCAATAGATCCAATATTTGCCCCCGCTGCTCTTGCATGGTATCACCCTTCAACAGACGTTGGAAGGGTTCGGTCGGCGTAACACGACCCAGCTTAACCAGCTGCAGAAACAACGAGGAAGTCTCCTGTTTGCCAATTCGGTCATCCGTCAAACTCTTTTTATGAGTTCTGACCAGTTTGGAGAACtacaaatttgttaaaaattgttcaaattattttaaatgttATTGTCAACTGTCTAACTTACCGTGTCACAATTTTTACCACTACATTTTGGAGCATATTTTTCAGACAATAGCGATTTCTCTACCAATCCAAAATTTTCAACGGCCTCCTCAACCGTATTACCTTGAACCGTATTTACTTTGGTAGTGCTTCCCTCCGAGTAAACTTTTACAACAGAATCGAGAAATGATCCAAAATTATCATACGCATTTACGAAATACTTGAAATAATCCTCAGCTATTACTCTGTCCAACGATCCATCGGTATTTACGGTGAAGTCCGTGTTCCGTGAATATGTAGTCGAACTGCGTAGTGGATATTCACTTCGCTCAGAGCGATCACCAGAAAACAGGCAGTTACTCCTAGCTTTCTGATAGCGAGTTTCATCATGCGATGTATACAAAACGTCACAGGTCCCCGAGGGATCTACCTCGACGTACTTTCCATCCAGTAACTGATACTGGAACAGGGACGCCAGCCCTCGCTTGAAATTGATTAGCGTCACATCGTCGTCTTTGTCGACGTAAATCTTCTCAATTTGGCCAAGATGCCAATGGGCGAAGAAAGGAGCCGAACTAATGTCCGACAATGTGCTCTTTCGAACGACTTCTCCTGGAATCGTTGACAAGGTGGGGTTTGTGACCTGTGAATAAAATGCCATGAATCAAAAGAGTAGCTACAAGTAtagtaaaattcaaaattaccTTAAACCGCAGCAGTTTGTAATCATCGTTTCCCCAAATGGTGGCTACGTGAACTGTAGCCCGAACGATGTAGCCAACCGTTGATGAAGCATTCCTGGTACTACCCGTTCGCACCTCATTCCAGTAACTGTAGCTTTGCTCGGTACCCAACTGAAATGCATCACCGAATGCTGTAATGGTAAGAAGGAGCATTATCCAGGTTACTTCTTTTGTTCAAATGACGATTGGAAAGTCCCAAAGAATCCTCAACTTTATATGGAATCGAAAATAATGTCACAACGGCACATTCAATCACTGAGGAATTAGAAGACAAGAATCCTTTTCTTTGCAGTCCGTTGTGGTCCAAAGGATTACCAATTTCTACGATCCACAGGATCTAGTAGGAGaggtgggttcgaatccggtcatAACTGGCTCCGATTATATCTTGGTTCGCGGATTCCCTTGCTTGGGTAAAGCGCAAAGGTACGTTGGTTACTTcaatgaccccccccccccccttacctaattttccgcttttttccccttcacgtcttgccTGATATAttataaacacctttgtttcattactttctcctaccgttCCCTACTGTaaacgatggactgaacattttgaacaactctttcgagtttcaagtatcagagaccaacaaaaccagcaccGTATGACGCCTAGAGCTCGTCGAATTattcgcgtcaactcggaggtgccatcactggatgaaattgaagcagccatcaagaatatgaaatccaatagagcgccagggatagactgtatttcagccgagatgctcaaagctaACCCATCTCTGTCAGCCCAGATTATGcatttcagcaatatatgggagaccgcaacttttccggagGACTGGATGCAGGACATATTGGTCAACGTCACTGAAAACGGAAACCTAACTGAATGCAATAACTGGCATGGCATCACGATGcgctgtattactctcaaagtactctgcaaGGTAATCCTCAATCGGACCCAGGAGTAGATCGACGCtattctccggcggcagcaagccggattccgtgctggccgctcatgtgtagaccatatcacaacgctccgcattatattggagcagatcaacgaattccaggactcttttctgctggtgttcgttgacttcaaaaaggcgttcgaccgtctcaaccacgaaaacatccgGGACGCACAGATAAGCTAGTttatctcatcgaggctcagtacgaggcgttctcgtgcaaggttttgcacaacggggtcttgtccgaccccataaagGTGACTGCTGGCGCGAGACAGggttgcattttatcaccgcttctgtttctcatcgttgtggaagagatattagttggagcaattgacagtagaccaaatcgaggaataccttggaatcctctaacgatggagcagctaaatgacctcgacctagccgacgacattgtcttgctcgcacaacgccgaaacgatatgcagagcaagttagatgtcctctccgagagctcccaagaaGCAGGTATTATAGTCAATGTagtaaaaaccaaatctatggtagtgaacactgaaaatctcaccaacttcacagtaacgGGACAACAAAGTGATCAGGTAGGtatttttaaataacttggtaGCCAAAGAACGCCCGATGGTgctaccaagactgatatagccacacggatcaggaagatTCGGGTGCCTTATTtgacgctcaaaccagatcactctacatacgaaaacccgaattttcaactcaaacgtttAATCCGTACTGCTGTGTGCCTGCGAAACATGGTGCATCTCAGCGGAgataacgcaaaaactgcaagtATTTTTAACCGGTgcttgcgatatatcattcgtgcttgGTGACCTGACAACTGGACTGGACATGAGTAACGCCACCGTCGATgacatcaacggccgatagcaacagaaatttatgaacgtaggtggaagtggatcggtcacaccttgaggaaaggagcgaacgagatctgtaaagaagactggaatccgcaaggacagcatagaagaggcagacccagaggctcatggtgattcagtttagccaacgacatccagactgtagacgagaacctgtcctggcgacaagaAAAAGCTATGGcgagtaaccgtcagcagtggagatctctgatttcatccctttgttctgccggaccggcggtcatggacacataagtaagtaagtaaatactaCAAACAATCATCGATATCACCTTCTGCATCCCAACGTTGCTAGCcgacatgggctggagggtgtccgatgagtacacgcatagcgatcaCCAAGCTACCAAGGTCAAGGCCAAGGTCGACCGGGTGGAGGAGGAAAATGAAAGCCTTCAACAAAGACCTATTCGTTGAAGCACCCAGTGCAGAGAACAACCACTCAAACTTGAGTGTCAATGaactgaccaacgtcctaataCGTGCATGTGACTCAACCATGCCTATGACCGGGCATCcaacgaacggtcgtcgctcagTATGCTGATAGAACGAGATTATCGCTATCGGTGTCCTTCGCTCCagatgccacagagcgagaaggtgCATGCAGTGGGCCCGAACCGATACGGATGTCGAAACGCGTGGAGTTGTGCTTAGAGCGACTAGGTCGGGGCTCAACAGATATTAGGTtgggcgtagcaagaaatcctgttttcaggagctatACCGTTACgaggattcaaacccctggggtggtgcttaccaaaaagcaaagcagcaaagccttgagcttaaacgtctttctaagattgATCTTTTCTTTATCAACGTACTTCACAGcctgctgttagagtacagggcaattacgaggctagtgcggcaaccctactgactctatctggcagtaccgcctagccgagattcaaacagtatcgtacctcgaaactaactgggcgCGTCTGTTTACCAGGTGATGATGAAAAAGATAACGGGTTCATTTAAGTAAGTTCCAGTAGAGGTGGCCTCCGACTCCGTACGGTCAAGCGAATGACACTCTTGTTCCGGACACGAACGAGGAGCTTATTGTGGTTGCCAGAGGTCTAAAAACGAAGAAATCGCCCGGTCCGGGATTCCGAACGAAGTGCTGAAAGCGGCAATTCAAGCATACCCTGATATGTTTGTTCCTACCGTGTTTTGCTTTCATTTAGCGATATATATAGTGACTTCCGAACTTTTGTTCGTAGGAATACCCCTCATAATCCTAAACTATCAAAAGTTACTCATGCCCTACTATGATAACAATaaacaaataactttttttgtgttGAGAAATAcaaacatagtttcttcggcaaagttgtagaaaatataaaggaaaACACTATGTTGCGACGTCTCAAATCCGAAAGGAAAGCTGCTCTAAAGAAATTTTCGAGGTACAGGACCTTACCCCTTCGCAACCACTACCTGTCGATTAATACAATATACACACGCCTGAGTCGTTCTTGCTTTCGAAGCTACCTGAGAAATGTCGAGTGAAGATTGAAACGTAACCCTAAATCTTTTTGGAAATATGTCAACGAGCAACGGAAAGATGACGGTCTACCCTCGGTTATGTTCCTGGGTGATAAAACGGCGAGCAACTCTGAGCAAATTTCTGAACAGTTTTCGATTAAATTCTCCAGTTTGACGATTGCAGAGATATCCACAGCGAAGGAGTGTGTTCTTTTCCTGGGTCATTCATTGAACAACCTCACCATCGATGAAGTGATGGTTACATCGGCCGCCGcgaagttgaaactttctcgATCCGTTGGACCGGACGGTATACCAGCTGTGTTCCTGAAAAAATGCATCCACGCTATCGCTGATCCAATGAGCTGTCTTTTCAGCTTATCCGTTAACTCAGGTGTCTTCCCCTCAGCATGGAAATTAGCCTACATgttccctgtgcataaaaagggaaataggaaaaacgtagataactatcgaggaatcactgctctaaactcaatttcgaaactgtttgagctcgccctgtttgaaccagtatttgcatttttcaaacaGTACATCTCTGATAACCAACATAAATTTATACCCAAGCGCTCCACGACTACCAATCTCTTGGCTCTTACATCCTACGTGATAAATAGTTTCGATGCTCGGTTGCAAACAGATGTCTTTTACACTGATCTTTCTAcagctttcgacaaattgaaccaccaaatcgctattgctaaactggataagcttggcataggtgatccgttgctgcgttggttccgttcatacttatccgatcgccACATAAAGGTGGACATTGAGGGCAGTCTCTCTGGATCGTTCACTGCTCATTCTGGAATaacacaaggcagccatcttggtcctttagtattccttatctacttcaatgacgtcaactacctgcttaaaggtccgcgactcttgtttgctgacgacctcaaattatactcaaaagtcgaaaatctatCCGACGCCGCTGTCCTTCAGGAGGAACTATCGACCTTTGCCAAATGCTGTGTcgacaaccgcatgctgcttaacctcaacaagtgtgaagtcagcacattttccagaaagctgagcccgttcgcttttgactacaagctgtcaaatacgccattacGTCGCGAAAACTGCGTCAGGGATCTGGggatactgctcgactcaaaacttacattcaaacagcacatcgcgttcatcgtggacaaagcctgcaggaaccttggcttcattatgcgcatcggcaagaacttcaacgatatttactgcttgaaagctctttattgtgcattagtccgctccaatcttgaatactgtgctccagtttggagtccatactatcaaaatggagtTAGCCGAATCAAGTCAGTGCAGGggagattcattcgttttgctcttcggagacttccgtggaataaccctttccagctgccAAACTACGAACAACGCTGTAGGCTCATCGACCTAGACCCCCTTCATGTTCGTTGCGATGTAAATAGAGCAACAATTGTCCCCGATTTATTGACCTCACGAGTGGATTGCCCGTGTATATTGGAAAACCTTGATATTCACGTCCGGAGTCGTACATTGCGCAATAGCCACTTTCTACACGTGCCGAATCAATGGACTAACTACAGCAGCTTTAGCATGATTACCGGTCTCCTACGCCACTTTAACCGTTTTTACTCCAGCTTcgaatttgacgtcagccgtaacgtgcagaaaaatcgttttttatcaatagcgcgtagtttttaggttaaattatcATGTGAGCCACAAGgcctgttgatgtacaaataaacaaattttccaaAGAAATCATACTTCTTTCTCTTTCGAGTATAGAGATACAGAGCCTTTTCTTTAGAAGTTCTTCAAAAGCTTAAAAGCTACTTCTGAatcggacgctagtgtacgataCAGCTGATAGGGCGCAGAaatacaaagtgacagcgggtgttccacagggcttGATTCTCCATCCTAAGCTGTGGAATACCATGTACGATGGCGTGTTGAGGCTCGACCTGCCCACTGTTGAGATCACAGGCTTCGCCGACAATATCGTCTTAACAGTCTTAACAGGTCATCCCCTGATGTCAACATCAGGGGCGTtcgggacagagttaggctggactctactAGGAGGTGGCAAGCGGAATGGGACTACGCTGAACATGGCTGGAAGGTTTACTCAAACCTGCATgcatacaaaaatataaaaaacccgaattaatccacctagcggcgtgacctagcctttctactgccacaataatcattatttaatttctcaggaacttaattgtagatgtatagatgttatattagactatatttttaaatatccgttccgtattcctcaaaatccttatttgccagttaaattcacaacgtattgtgtagaataattatattttctttccttgggtgcgtaaatacatgcaagcgtcatttatgttacttgatgaacaccttatttagttttataatatttataaaaaaataatgtgaacacaaaagataatttttacagacttgaatgaatatgtatagaaaattagaaattaaccctctaacgggtc harbors:
- the LOC128740852 gene encoding microsomal triacylglycerol transfer protein: MKLQLMTLMLAAFFGRCHPAPAFGDAFQLGTEQSYSYWNEVRTGSTRNASSTVGYIVRATVHVATIWGNDDYKLLRFKVTNPTLSTIPGEVVRKSTLSDISSAPFFAHWHLGQIEKIYVDKDDDVTLINFKRGLASLFQYQLLDGKYVEVDPSGTCDVLYTSHDETRYQKARSNCLFSGDRSERSEYPLRSSTTYSRNTDFTVNTDGSLDRVIAEDYFKYFVNAYDNFGSFLDSVVKVYSEGSTTKVNTVQGNTVEEAVENFGLVEKSLLSEKYAPKCSGKNCDTFSKLVRTHKKSLTDDRIGKQETSSLFLQLVKLGRVTPTEPFQRLLKGDTMQEQRGQILDLLGAIQTVAAHEAAKSVLTFESDDEMVFAERYLQALAAGSQPQKTIIEDLLVLAEKKRNPQKFYDTLVQTVASLANRYAKLPGNSFDTDVVEKVKDYLLKELNWCAKDKCKLQFIRGLHNLKSPKTLNALVELALEGSAQVSVAAMKALRSFSIFLWNDEFRAMFEDILFQVSKKFDTSARALALDILLDLKPDFDELTHLAQLLKSNDKVYELKQYLLQKLRMLADRCPHFAEMLRKVIQNDPSLNNYHVIGARGLSTALMRTYSSGPSFNASLESLQEMSGGVLKRGIVDLTLEVGEEKFSMFTLGLFASGMSSFVSNNEDEILEDDSDTVAGMELTVQGSVFRPLVFFDGKTDLMRHVWSGTASEPTPAYQATTLLQDNEEWYALQNGAVFKLSTLGAISIDLNGQVTLSLWSRNAQSKVEQNTAIVVSGNVKLDTSYVSLDVSFVAGQEPQLHLTSDLDFATDPALCMQLLQPNSILSQTFERTVTVPMAKYRKIRQTKVTHKIAGQTHMLNQKNNAMCNLIAKS